A DNA window from Pogona vitticeps strain Pit_001003342236 chromosome 2, PviZW2.1, whole genome shotgun sequence contains the following coding sequences:
- the PCBP2 gene encoding poly(rC)-binding protein 2 isoform X19, with translation MDTGVIEGGLNVTLTIRLLMHGKEVGSIIGKKGESVKKMREESGARINISEGNCPERIITLAGPTNAIFKAFAMIIDKLEEDISSSMTNSTASSRPPVTLRLVVPASQCGSLIGKGGCKIKEIRESTGAQVQVAGDMLPNSTERAITIAGIPQSIIECVKQICVVMLESPPKGVTIPYRPKPSSSPVIFAGGQDRYSSGSASYPHTAPSMCLNSDLEGPPQEAYTIQGQYAIPQPDLTKLHQLAMQQSHFPMSHGNTGFSAGLDASAQTTSHELTIPNDLIGCIIGRQGAKINEIRQMSGAQIKIANPVEGSTDRQVTITGSAASISLAQYLINVRLSSETGGMGSS, from the exons ATGGACACTGGTGTTATCGAAGGAGGTTTAAATGTCACACTTACCATCCGCCTACTTATGCATGGGAAG GAGGTGGGAAGCATCATTGGAAAG AAAGGAGAATCTGTAAAGAAGATGCGTGAAGAG AGTGGTGCTCGCATTAATATCTCAGAAGGGAACTGcccagaacggattatcactCTTGCTGGACCCACTAAtgccatcttcaaagcatttgCTATGATCATTGACAAACTGGAAGAG GATATTAGCAGCTCAATGACCAACAGCACAGCTTCTAGCAGACCCCCTGTTACTCTGAGACTTGTGGTGCCCGCCAGCCAGTGTGGCTCTCTCATTGGAAAAGGAGGCTGCAAGATCAAGGAGATAAGAGAG AGCACAGGGGCACAGGTCCAGGTGGCAGGAGACATGTTGCCCAACTCTACTGAAAGAGCGATCACCATTGCTGGGATTCCACAGTCCATCATTGAGTGCGTTAAACAGATCTGTGTGGTCATGCTCGAG TCTCCCCCAAAGGGTGTCACCATCCCCTACCGACCCAAGCCATCCAGTTCTCCTGTCATCTTTGCGGGCGGTCAG GACAGGTACAGCAGCGGCAGTGCAAGCTACCCCCACACCGCCCCATCAATGTGCCTCAACTCTGACCTGGAGGGACCACCTCAAGAG GCCTATACCATTCAAGGACAGTATGccattccacagccagat cTGACCAAGCTGCACCAGTTGGCAATGCAACAGTCACACTTTCCAATGTCTCATGGCAACACTGGATTCAGTG CAGGTTTGGATGCATCAGCTCAGACTACTTCTCATGAACTCACCATTCCAAATGAT CTGATTGGCTGTATCATTGGGCGTCAAGGCGCCAAGATCAATGAGATTCGCCAGATGTCCGGGGCGCAGATCAAAATTGCCAATCCAGTGGAAGGATCTACTGACAGGCAGGTTACCATAACTGGATCTGCAGCCAGCATTAGCCTGGCTCAGTATCTAATTAATGTCAG GCTTTCTTCGGAGACTGGTGGAATGGGAAGCAGCTAG
- the PCBP2 gene encoding poly(rC)-binding protein 2 isoform X20 → MDTGVIEGGLNVTLTIRLLMHGKEVGSIIGKKGESVKKMREESGARINISEGNCPERIITLAGPTNAIFKAFAMIIDKLEEDISSSMTNSTASSRPPVTLRLVVPASQCGSLIGKGGCKIKEIRESTGAQVQVAGDMLPNSTERAITIAGIPQSIIECVKQICVVMLESPPKGVTIPYRPKPSSSPVIFAGGQAYTIQGQYAIPQPDLTKLHQLAMQQSHFPMSHGNTGFSGVESSSPDEKGYWAGLDASAQTTSHELTIPNDLIGCIIGRQGAKINEIRQMSGAQIKIANPVEGSTDRQVTITGSAASISLAQYLINVRLSSETGGMGSS, encoded by the exons ATGGACACTGGTGTTATCGAAGGAGGTTTAAATGTCACACTTACCATCCGCCTACTTATGCATGGGAAG GAGGTGGGAAGCATCATTGGAAAG AAAGGAGAATCTGTAAAGAAGATGCGTGAAGAG AGTGGTGCTCGCATTAATATCTCAGAAGGGAACTGcccagaacggattatcactCTTGCTGGACCCACTAAtgccatcttcaaagcatttgCTATGATCATTGACAAACTGGAAGAG GATATTAGCAGCTCAATGACCAACAGCACAGCTTCTAGCAGACCCCCTGTTACTCTGAGACTTGTGGTGCCCGCCAGCCAGTGTGGCTCTCTCATTGGAAAAGGAGGCTGCAAGATCAAGGAGATAAGAGAG AGCACAGGGGCACAGGTCCAGGTGGCAGGAGACATGTTGCCCAACTCTACTGAAAGAGCGATCACCATTGCTGGGATTCCACAGTCCATCATTGAGTGCGTTAAACAGATCTGTGTGGTCATGCTCGAG TCTCCCCCAAAGGGTGTCACCATCCCCTACCGACCCAAGCCATCCAGTTCTCCTGTCATCTTTGCGGGCGGTCAG GCCTATACCATTCAAGGACAGTATGccattccacagccagat cTGACCAAGCTGCACCAGTTGGCAATGCAACAGTCACACTTTCCAATGTCTCATGGCAACACTGGATTCAGTG GCGTTGAATCCAGCTCTCCAGATGAGAAAGGCTATTGGG CAGGTTTGGATGCATCAGCTCAGACTACTTCTCATGAACTCACCATTCCAAATGAT CTGATTGGCTGTATCATTGGGCGTCAAGGCGCCAAGATCAATGAGATTCGCCAGATGTCCGGGGCGCAGATCAAAATTGCCAATCCAGTGGAAGGATCTACTGACAGGCAGGTTACCATAACTGGATCTGCAGCCAGCATTAGCCTGGCTCAGTATCTAATTAATGTCAG GCTTTCTTCGGAGACTGGTGGAATGGGAAGCAGCTAG
- the PCBP2 gene encoding poly(rC)-binding protein 2 isoform X21, translated as MDTGVIEGGLNVTLTIRLLMHGKEVGSIIGKKGESVKKMREESGARINISEGNCPERIITLAGPTNAIFKAFAMIIDKLEEDISSSMTNSTASSRPPVTLRLVVPASQCGSLIGKGGCKIKEIRESTGAQVQVAGDMLPNSTERAITIAGIPQSIIECVKQICVVMLESPPKGVTIPYRPKPSSSPVIFAGGQAYTIQGQYAIPQPDLTKLHQLAMQQSHFPMSHGNTGFSGVESSSPDEKGYWGLDASAQTTSHELTIPNDLIGCIIGRQGAKINEIRQMSGAQIKIANPVEGSTDRQVTITGSAASISLAQYLINVRLSSETGGMGSS; from the exons ATGGACACTGGTGTTATCGAAGGAGGTTTAAATGTCACACTTACCATCCGCCTACTTATGCATGGGAAG GAGGTGGGAAGCATCATTGGAAAG AAAGGAGAATCTGTAAAGAAGATGCGTGAAGAG AGTGGTGCTCGCATTAATATCTCAGAAGGGAACTGcccagaacggattatcactCTTGCTGGACCCACTAAtgccatcttcaaagcatttgCTATGATCATTGACAAACTGGAAGAG GATATTAGCAGCTCAATGACCAACAGCACAGCTTCTAGCAGACCCCCTGTTACTCTGAGACTTGTGGTGCCCGCCAGCCAGTGTGGCTCTCTCATTGGAAAAGGAGGCTGCAAGATCAAGGAGATAAGAGAG AGCACAGGGGCACAGGTCCAGGTGGCAGGAGACATGTTGCCCAACTCTACTGAAAGAGCGATCACCATTGCTGGGATTCCACAGTCCATCATTGAGTGCGTTAAACAGATCTGTGTGGTCATGCTCGAG TCTCCCCCAAAGGGTGTCACCATCCCCTACCGACCCAAGCCATCCAGTTCTCCTGTCATCTTTGCGGGCGGTCAG GCCTATACCATTCAAGGACAGTATGccattccacagccagat cTGACCAAGCTGCACCAGTTGGCAATGCAACAGTCACACTTTCCAATGTCTCATGGCAACACTGGATTCAGTG GCGTTGAATCCAGCTCTCCAGATGAGAAAGGCTATTGGG GTTTGGATGCATCAGCTCAGACTACTTCTCATGAACTCACCATTCCAAATGAT CTGATTGGCTGTATCATTGGGCGTCAAGGCGCCAAGATCAATGAGATTCGCCAGATGTCCGGGGCGCAGATCAAAATTGCCAATCCAGTGGAAGGATCTACTGACAGGCAGGTTACCATAACTGGATCTGCAGCCAGCATTAGCCTGGCTCAGTATCTAATTAATGTCAG GCTTTCTTCGGAGACTGGTGGAATGGGAAGCAGCTAG
- the PCBP2 gene encoding poly(rC)-binding protein 2 isoform X2: MDTGVIEGGLNVTLTIRLLMHGKEVGSIIGKKGESVKKMREESGARINISEGNCPERIITLAGPTNAIFKAFAMIIDKLEEDISSSMTNSTASSRPPVTLRLVVPASQCGSLIGKGGCKIKEIRESTGAQVQVAGDMLPNSTERAITIAGIPQSIIECVKQICVVMLESPPKGVTIPYRPKPSSSPVIFAGGQDRYSSGSASYPHTAPSMCLNSDLEGPPQEAYTIQGQYAIPQPDLTKLHQLAMQQSHFPMSHGNTGFSGVESSSPDEKGYWGLDASAQTTSHELTIPNDLIGCIIGRQGAKINEIRQMSGAQIKIANPVEGSTDRQVTITGSAASISLAQYLINVSLESAKPSSQAASVTIPDHLSINLSQPSTPSSSSSSTTTPSLATAGVSDAPSSLPNPLPTAPCVSSLLGMKPVPLLALNVVSAAKGASTTSAVPCVTNKLKTEKQRFSPY, translated from the exons ATGGACACTGGTGTTATCGAAGGAGGTTTAAATGTCACACTTACCATCCGCCTACTTATGCATGGGAAG GAGGTGGGAAGCATCATTGGAAAG AAAGGAGAATCTGTAAAGAAGATGCGTGAAGAG AGTGGTGCTCGCATTAATATCTCAGAAGGGAACTGcccagaacggattatcactCTTGCTGGACCCACTAAtgccatcttcaaagcatttgCTATGATCATTGACAAACTGGAAGAG GATATTAGCAGCTCAATGACCAACAGCACAGCTTCTAGCAGACCCCCTGTTACTCTGAGACTTGTGGTGCCCGCCAGCCAGTGTGGCTCTCTCATTGGAAAAGGAGGCTGCAAGATCAAGGAGATAAGAGAG AGCACAGGGGCACAGGTCCAGGTGGCAGGAGACATGTTGCCCAACTCTACTGAAAGAGCGATCACCATTGCTGGGATTCCACAGTCCATCATTGAGTGCGTTAAACAGATCTGTGTGGTCATGCTCGAG TCTCCCCCAAAGGGTGTCACCATCCCCTACCGACCCAAGCCATCCAGTTCTCCTGTCATCTTTGCGGGCGGTCAG GACAGGTACAGCAGCGGCAGTGCAAGCTACCCCCACACCGCCCCATCAATGTGCCTCAACTCTGACCTGGAGGGACCACCTCAAGAG GCCTATACCATTCAAGGACAGTATGccattccacagccagat cTGACCAAGCTGCACCAGTTGGCAATGCAACAGTCACACTTTCCAATGTCTCATGGCAACACTGGATTCAGTG GCGTTGAATCCAGCTCTCCAGATGAGAAAGGCTATTGGG GTTTGGATGCATCAGCTCAGACTACTTCTCATGAACTCACCATTCCAAATGAT CTGATTGGCTGTATCATTGGGCGTCAAGGCGCCAAGATCAATGAGATTCGCCAGATGTCCGGGGCGCAGATCAAAATTGCCAATCCAGTGGAAGGATCTACTGACAGGCAGGTTACCATAACTGGATCTGCAGCCAGCATTAGCCTGGCTCAGTATCTAATTAATGTCAG TTTAGAAAGCGCTAAACCCTCCTCCCAGGCAGCCTCCGTCACGATCCCCGACCACCTCAGCATCAACCTCTCTCAACCCTccaccccttcttcttcttcctcctccaccaccaccccctcgcTTGCGACAGCAGGGGTCTCCGACGCACCCTCCAGCCTCCCCAACCCTCTTCCGACCGCCCCCTGTGTCTCCAGTCTGCTTGGCATGAAACCCGTCCCTCTCCTGGCTCTAAATGTTGTGTCTGCTGCTAAGGGTGCCTCCACCACTTCAGCTGTGCCATGTGTTACTAACAAACTGAAAACGGAAAAACAGAGATTCTCTCCTTACTGA
- the PCBP2 gene encoding poly(rC)-binding protein 2 isoform X4 — protein MDTGVIEGGLNVTLTIRLLMHGKEVGSIIGKKGESVKKMREESGARINISEGNCPERIITLAGPTNAIFKAFAMIIDKLEEDISSSMTNSTASSRPPVTLRLVVPASQCGSLIGKGGCKIKEIRESTGAQVQVAGDMLPNSTERAITIAGIPQSIIECVKQICVVMLESPPKGVTIPYRPKPSSSPVIFAGGQDRYSSGSASYPHTAPSMCLNSDLEGPPQEAYTIQGQYAIPQPDLTKLHQLAMQQSHFPMSHGNTGFSGLDASAQTTSHELTIPNDLIGCIIGRQGAKINEIRQMSGAQIKIANPVEGSTDRQVTITGSAASISLAQYLINVSLESAKPSSQAASVTIPDHLSINLSQPSTPSSSSSSTTTPSLATAGVSDAPSSLPNPLPTAPCVSSLLGMKPVPLLALNVVSAAKGASTTSAVPCVTNKLKTEKQRFSPY, from the exons ATGGACACTGGTGTTATCGAAGGAGGTTTAAATGTCACACTTACCATCCGCCTACTTATGCATGGGAAG GAGGTGGGAAGCATCATTGGAAAG AAAGGAGAATCTGTAAAGAAGATGCGTGAAGAG AGTGGTGCTCGCATTAATATCTCAGAAGGGAACTGcccagaacggattatcactCTTGCTGGACCCACTAAtgccatcttcaaagcatttgCTATGATCATTGACAAACTGGAAGAG GATATTAGCAGCTCAATGACCAACAGCACAGCTTCTAGCAGACCCCCTGTTACTCTGAGACTTGTGGTGCCCGCCAGCCAGTGTGGCTCTCTCATTGGAAAAGGAGGCTGCAAGATCAAGGAGATAAGAGAG AGCACAGGGGCACAGGTCCAGGTGGCAGGAGACATGTTGCCCAACTCTACTGAAAGAGCGATCACCATTGCTGGGATTCCACAGTCCATCATTGAGTGCGTTAAACAGATCTGTGTGGTCATGCTCGAG TCTCCCCCAAAGGGTGTCACCATCCCCTACCGACCCAAGCCATCCAGTTCTCCTGTCATCTTTGCGGGCGGTCAG GACAGGTACAGCAGCGGCAGTGCAAGCTACCCCCACACCGCCCCATCAATGTGCCTCAACTCTGACCTGGAGGGACCACCTCAAGAG GCCTATACCATTCAAGGACAGTATGccattccacagccagat cTGACCAAGCTGCACCAGTTGGCAATGCAACAGTCACACTTTCCAATGTCTCATGGCAACACTGGATTCAGTG GTTTGGATGCATCAGCTCAGACTACTTCTCATGAACTCACCATTCCAAATGAT CTGATTGGCTGTATCATTGGGCGTCAAGGCGCCAAGATCAATGAGATTCGCCAGATGTCCGGGGCGCAGATCAAAATTGCCAATCCAGTGGAAGGATCTACTGACAGGCAGGTTACCATAACTGGATCTGCAGCCAGCATTAGCCTGGCTCAGTATCTAATTAATGTCAG TTTAGAAAGCGCTAAACCCTCCTCCCAGGCAGCCTCCGTCACGATCCCCGACCACCTCAGCATCAACCTCTCTCAACCCTccaccccttcttcttcttcctcctccaccaccaccccctcgcTTGCGACAGCAGGGGTCTCCGACGCACCCTCCAGCCTCCCCAACCCTCTTCCGACCGCCCCCTGTGTCTCCAGTCTGCTTGGCATGAAACCCGTCCCTCTCCTGGCTCTAAATGTTGTGTCTGCTGCTAAGGGTGCCTCCACCACTTCAGCTGTGCCATGTGTTACTAACAAACTGAAAACGGAAAAACAGAGATTCTCTCCTTACTGA
- the PCBP2 gene encoding poly(rC)-binding protein 2 isoform X6 gives MDTGVIEGGLNVTLTIRLLMHGKEVGSIIGKKGESVKKMREESGARINISEGNCPERIITLAGPTNAIFKAFAMIIDKLEEDISSSMTNSTASSRPPVTLRLVVPASQCGSLIGKGGCKIKEIRESTGAQVQVAGDMLPNSTERAITIAGIPQSIIECVKQICVVMLESPPKGVTIPYRPKPSSSPVIFAGGQDRYSSGSASYPHTAPSMCLNSDLEGPPQELTKLHQLAMQQSHFPMSHGNTGFSGVESSSPDEKGYWGLDASAQTTSHELTIPNDLIGCIIGRQGAKINEIRQMSGAQIKIANPVEGSTDRQVTITGSAASISLAQYLINVSLESAKPSSQAASVTIPDHLSINLSQPSTPSSSSSSTTTPSLATAGVSDAPSSLPNPLPTAPCVSSLLGMKPVPLLALNVVSAAKGASTTSAVPCVTNKLKTEKQRFSPY, from the exons ATGGACACTGGTGTTATCGAAGGAGGTTTAAATGTCACACTTACCATCCGCCTACTTATGCATGGGAAG GAGGTGGGAAGCATCATTGGAAAG AAAGGAGAATCTGTAAAGAAGATGCGTGAAGAG AGTGGTGCTCGCATTAATATCTCAGAAGGGAACTGcccagaacggattatcactCTTGCTGGACCCACTAAtgccatcttcaaagcatttgCTATGATCATTGACAAACTGGAAGAG GATATTAGCAGCTCAATGACCAACAGCACAGCTTCTAGCAGACCCCCTGTTACTCTGAGACTTGTGGTGCCCGCCAGCCAGTGTGGCTCTCTCATTGGAAAAGGAGGCTGCAAGATCAAGGAGATAAGAGAG AGCACAGGGGCACAGGTCCAGGTGGCAGGAGACATGTTGCCCAACTCTACTGAAAGAGCGATCACCATTGCTGGGATTCCACAGTCCATCATTGAGTGCGTTAAACAGATCTGTGTGGTCATGCTCGAG TCTCCCCCAAAGGGTGTCACCATCCCCTACCGACCCAAGCCATCCAGTTCTCCTGTCATCTTTGCGGGCGGTCAG GACAGGTACAGCAGCGGCAGTGCAAGCTACCCCCACACCGCCCCATCAATGTGCCTCAACTCTGACCTGGAGGGACCACCTCAAGAG cTGACCAAGCTGCACCAGTTGGCAATGCAACAGTCACACTTTCCAATGTCTCATGGCAACACTGGATTCAGTG GCGTTGAATCCAGCTCTCCAGATGAGAAAGGCTATTGGG GTTTGGATGCATCAGCTCAGACTACTTCTCATGAACTCACCATTCCAAATGAT CTGATTGGCTGTATCATTGGGCGTCAAGGCGCCAAGATCAATGAGATTCGCCAGATGTCCGGGGCGCAGATCAAAATTGCCAATCCAGTGGAAGGATCTACTGACAGGCAGGTTACCATAACTGGATCTGCAGCCAGCATTAGCCTGGCTCAGTATCTAATTAATGTCAG TTTAGAAAGCGCTAAACCCTCCTCCCAGGCAGCCTCCGTCACGATCCCCGACCACCTCAGCATCAACCTCTCTCAACCCTccaccccttcttcttcttcctcctccaccaccaccccctcgcTTGCGACAGCAGGGGTCTCCGACGCACCCTCCAGCCTCCCCAACCCTCTTCCGACCGCCCCCTGTGTCTCCAGTCTGCTTGGCATGAAACCCGTCCCTCTCCTGGCTCTAAATGTTGTGTCTGCTGCTAAGGGTGCCTCCACCACTTCAGCTGTGCCATGTGTTACTAACAAACTGAAAACGGAAAAACAGAGATTCTCTCCTTACTGA
- the PCBP2 gene encoding poly(rC)-binding protein 2 isoform X8, which produces MDTGVIEGGLNVTLTIRLLMHGKEVGSIIGKKGESVKKMREESGARINISEGNCPERIITLAGPTNAIFKAFAMIIDKLEEDISSSMTNSTASSRPPVTLRLVVPASQCGSLIGKGGCKIKEIRESTGAQVQVAGDMLPNSTERAITIAGIPQSIIECVKQICVVMLESPPKGVTIPYRPKPSSSPVIFAGGQDRYSSGSASYPHTAPSMCLNSDLEGPPQELTKLHQLAMQQSHFPMSHGNTGFSGLDASAQTTSHELTIPNDLIGCIIGRQGAKINEIRQMSGAQIKIANPVEGSTDRQVTITGSAASISLAQYLINVSLESAKPSSQAASVTIPDHLSINLSQPSTPSSSSSSTTTPSLATAGVSDAPSSLPNPLPTAPCVSSLLGMKPVPLLALNVVSAAKGASTTSAVPCVTNKLKTEKQRFSPY; this is translated from the exons ATGGACACTGGTGTTATCGAAGGAGGTTTAAATGTCACACTTACCATCCGCCTACTTATGCATGGGAAG GAGGTGGGAAGCATCATTGGAAAG AAAGGAGAATCTGTAAAGAAGATGCGTGAAGAG AGTGGTGCTCGCATTAATATCTCAGAAGGGAACTGcccagaacggattatcactCTTGCTGGACCCACTAAtgccatcttcaaagcatttgCTATGATCATTGACAAACTGGAAGAG GATATTAGCAGCTCAATGACCAACAGCACAGCTTCTAGCAGACCCCCTGTTACTCTGAGACTTGTGGTGCCCGCCAGCCAGTGTGGCTCTCTCATTGGAAAAGGAGGCTGCAAGATCAAGGAGATAAGAGAG AGCACAGGGGCACAGGTCCAGGTGGCAGGAGACATGTTGCCCAACTCTACTGAAAGAGCGATCACCATTGCTGGGATTCCACAGTCCATCATTGAGTGCGTTAAACAGATCTGTGTGGTCATGCTCGAG TCTCCCCCAAAGGGTGTCACCATCCCCTACCGACCCAAGCCATCCAGTTCTCCTGTCATCTTTGCGGGCGGTCAG GACAGGTACAGCAGCGGCAGTGCAAGCTACCCCCACACCGCCCCATCAATGTGCCTCAACTCTGACCTGGAGGGACCACCTCAAGAG cTGACCAAGCTGCACCAGTTGGCAATGCAACAGTCACACTTTCCAATGTCTCATGGCAACACTGGATTCAGTG GTTTGGATGCATCAGCTCAGACTACTTCTCATGAACTCACCATTCCAAATGAT CTGATTGGCTGTATCATTGGGCGTCAAGGCGCCAAGATCAATGAGATTCGCCAGATGTCCGGGGCGCAGATCAAAATTGCCAATCCAGTGGAAGGATCTACTGACAGGCAGGTTACCATAACTGGATCTGCAGCCAGCATTAGCCTGGCTCAGTATCTAATTAATGTCAG TTTAGAAAGCGCTAAACCCTCCTCCCAGGCAGCCTCCGTCACGATCCCCGACCACCTCAGCATCAACCTCTCTCAACCCTccaccccttcttcttcttcctcctccaccaccaccccctcgcTTGCGACAGCAGGGGTCTCCGACGCACCCTCCAGCCTCCCCAACCCTCTTCCGACCGCCCCCTGTGTCTCCAGTCTGCTTGGCATGAAACCCGTCCCTCTCCTGGCTCTAAATGTTGTGTCTGCTGCTAAGGGTGCCTCCACCACTTCAGCTGTGCCATGTGTTACTAACAAACTGAAAACGGAAAAACAGAGATTCTCTCCTTACTGA
- the PCBP2 gene encoding poly(rC)-binding protein 2 isoform X23, protein MDTGVIEGGLNVTLTIRLLMHGKEVGSIIGKKGESVKKMREESGARINISEGNCPERIITLAGPTNAIFKAFAMIIDKLEEDISSSMTNSTASSRPPVTLRLVVPASQCGSLIGKGGCKIKEIRESTGAQVQVAGDMLPNSTERAITIAGIPQSIIECVKQICVVMLESPPKGVTIPYRPKPSSSPVIFAGGQAYTIQGQYAIPQPDLTKLHQLAMQQSHFPMSHGNTGFSGLDASAQTTSHELTIPNDLIGCIIGRQGAKINEIRQMSGAQIKIANPVEGSTDRQVTITGSAASISLAQYLINVRLSSETGGMGSS, encoded by the exons ATGGACACTGGTGTTATCGAAGGAGGTTTAAATGTCACACTTACCATCCGCCTACTTATGCATGGGAAG GAGGTGGGAAGCATCATTGGAAAG AAAGGAGAATCTGTAAAGAAGATGCGTGAAGAG AGTGGTGCTCGCATTAATATCTCAGAAGGGAACTGcccagaacggattatcactCTTGCTGGACCCACTAAtgccatcttcaaagcatttgCTATGATCATTGACAAACTGGAAGAG GATATTAGCAGCTCAATGACCAACAGCACAGCTTCTAGCAGACCCCCTGTTACTCTGAGACTTGTGGTGCCCGCCAGCCAGTGTGGCTCTCTCATTGGAAAAGGAGGCTGCAAGATCAAGGAGATAAGAGAG AGCACAGGGGCACAGGTCCAGGTGGCAGGAGACATGTTGCCCAACTCTACTGAAAGAGCGATCACCATTGCTGGGATTCCACAGTCCATCATTGAGTGCGTTAAACAGATCTGTGTGGTCATGCTCGAG TCTCCCCCAAAGGGTGTCACCATCCCCTACCGACCCAAGCCATCCAGTTCTCCTGTCATCTTTGCGGGCGGTCAG GCCTATACCATTCAAGGACAGTATGccattccacagccagat cTGACCAAGCTGCACCAGTTGGCAATGCAACAGTCACACTTTCCAATGTCTCATGGCAACACTGGATTCAGTG GTTTGGATGCATCAGCTCAGACTACTTCTCATGAACTCACCATTCCAAATGAT CTGATTGGCTGTATCATTGGGCGTCAAGGCGCCAAGATCAATGAGATTCGCCAGATGTCCGGGGCGCAGATCAAAATTGCCAATCCAGTGGAAGGATCTACTGACAGGCAGGTTACCATAACTGGATCTGCAGCCAGCATTAGCCTGGCTCAGTATCTAATTAATGTCAG GCTTTCTTCGGAGACTGGTGGAATGGGAAGCAGCTAG
- the PCBP2 gene encoding poly(rC)-binding protein 2 isoform X13, producing the protein MDTGVIEGGLNVTLTIRLLMHGKEVGSIIGKKGESVKKMREESGARINISEGNCPERIITLAGPTNAIFKAFAMIIDKLEEDISSSMTNSTASSRPPVTLRLVVPASQCGSLIGKGGCKIKEIRESTGAQVQVAGDMLPNSTERAITIAGIPQSIIECVKQICVVMLESPPKGVTIPYRPKPSSSPVIFAGGQLTKLHQLAMQQSHFPMSHGNTGFSGVESSSPDEKGYWAGLDASAQTTSHELTIPNDLIGCIIGRQGAKINEIRQMSGAQIKIANPVEGSTDRQVTITGSAASISLAQYLINVSLESAKPSSQAASVTIPDHLSINLSQPSTPSSSSSSTTTPSLATAGVSDAPSSLPNPLPTAPCVSSLLGMKPVPLLALNVVSAAKGASTTSAVPCVTNKLKTEKQRFSPY; encoded by the exons ATGGACACTGGTGTTATCGAAGGAGGTTTAAATGTCACACTTACCATCCGCCTACTTATGCATGGGAAG GAGGTGGGAAGCATCATTGGAAAG AAAGGAGAATCTGTAAAGAAGATGCGTGAAGAG AGTGGTGCTCGCATTAATATCTCAGAAGGGAACTGcccagaacggattatcactCTTGCTGGACCCACTAAtgccatcttcaaagcatttgCTATGATCATTGACAAACTGGAAGAG GATATTAGCAGCTCAATGACCAACAGCACAGCTTCTAGCAGACCCCCTGTTACTCTGAGACTTGTGGTGCCCGCCAGCCAGTGTGGCTCTCTCATTGGAAAAGGAGGCTGCAAGATCAAGGAGATAAGAGAG AGCACAGGGGCACAGGTCCAGGTGGCAGGAGACATGTTGCCCAACTCTACTGAAAGAGCGATCACCATTGCTGGGATTCCACAGTCCATCATTGAGTGCGTTAAACAGATCTGTGTGGTCATGCTCGAG TCTCCCCCAAAGGGTGTCACCATCCCCTACCGACCCAAGCCATCCAGTTCTCCTGTCATCTTTGCGGGCGGTCAG cTGACCAAGCTGCACCAGTTGGCAATGCAACAGTCACACTTTCCAATGTCTCATGGCAACACTGGATTCAGTG GCGTTGAATCCAGCTCTCCAGATGAGAAAGGCTATTGGG CAGGTTTGGATGCATCAGCTCAGACTACTTCTCATGAACTCACCATTCCAAATGAT CTGATTGGCTGTATCATTGGGCGTCAAGGCGCCAAGATCAATGAGATTCGCCAGATGTCCGGGGCGCAGATCAAAATTGCCAATCCAGTGGAAGGATCTACTGACAGGCAGGTTACCATAACTGGATCTGCAGCCAGCATTAGCCTGGCTCAGTATCTAATTAATGTCAG TTTAGAAAGCGCTAAACCCTCCTCCCAGGCAGCCTCCGTCACGATCCCCGACCACCTCAGCATCAACCTCTCTCAACCCTccaccccttcttcttcttcctcctccaccaccaccccctcgcTTGCGACAGCAGGGGTCTCCGACGCACCCTCCAGCCTCCCCAACCCTCTTCCGACCGCCCCCTGTGTCTCCAGTCTGCTTGGCATGAAACCCGTCCCTCTCCTGGCTCTAAATGTTGTGTCTGCTGCTAAGGGTGCCTCCACCACTTCAGCTGTGCCATGTGTTACTAACAAACTGAAAACGGAAAAACAGAGATTCTCTCCTTACTGA